The genomic stretch CTTGGGTCTAAGGTTTAGGAAATCCTAAAAAGTGGTACCTGCCTCCCACTTGACTGGAGGAGATTGCTGACCACCTTTTTTCTAGGAAGTCGTGGCCTGACTCATTTTTGTACAGTTAGTGGGGGAAAATAGTATTGTAGACATCATATCCCTTAAAGGCGAGACCCTATGCTCCGTAGAGGTAGCGTCTGAACGGTACCTCACTAAGTGAAGGCTCGACGTTGTCCCTATTTGGGACTCTAACAAATATAACACTACACGTTATTTCTTACAAGtcaaaattatttataattttttttattcaattaAAGATTATAGTTTTTCATTTGTGTTTTCAAATTTATCCTTGTTATTTTGATTGgaaaagaatatatatatatatatatatatatatatatatatatatatatatatatatatatatatatatactttttaaCATTATTTTACAAATAgaattttattaaaaattaaaaatataattgATTAACTTATTCATTATCAAATATAATCTAAAAGCTAACTTATTAATACTAAACAGAACTTTATGTTAACTATAATATGTCCATTTTAGTTTGGCTCTAAGGCCCATTTTTGTTAAGGCTCATTTTCTCTATTTTTGGTTTGTTAGATTGGTTTGTCAGATTAGTTAGGAAGTTAGTTATAGTTTAActaattttttttcttctatttttgATTGTCTTCAATCTATTGATATATTGGCATTGTCCTACCCTTATAATTGTAATAGATGCTCGATCAATGATGAATAatattttctttcaattttacTCTCTATACGCATACTATTAACATGATATCAGAGCATACATGATCCGGTAACAATTCTTTTCTTTGCCCTCTCCAATTTATCTACTATCTCTATCCCATTTCTTTTTTATCTCTTCAAAAATAAATCAGAGTTATTATGATTTCTCTATTAATTCCACAAACTCCTATTATCTTCGTCATAATGAAAACACTATCCTTGTTCTTATTTCTCCTCACACCAAGAACTATCATACTTGATCAATATCAATGGAGATTGCCACAATTTCCCATGATAAATAACATTTCATTTATGAAACCCTACAAAAACTCGTTCCCTCTAATTCTTTGCACGTTCCATATATCCCATGTAATACGATGGTCTTCACTTGGCTTTTTCGCTCAATTTCAGAATTAATCACACAGTTTGTGAATTGGATTGACATTATTGCTGGTGTTTGGGCAAACCCGTACACATGATTTTCTAAGAACGGCGTCTTTAAAGTCTTCTATATTCAAGAAGACCTCTACAAATTCAACCAAGatataacttttttttattactttaCACAACTCAAAGCTTTTTAGGATTAATTGGAAGCATATTGCCCCATTCCATCATGTTCTTGCTCAATCCCTTGCTTAAGTCGAGCAATTGCATTTGTCCACTGTTATAGAGAGCAAGACTACGTTATACGCTTTCTTAAGGGTATAAATGAAAAATTATCATACTCCAAGTCCCATATTATGATGTTGCACCCCTTGCCTAACATAGATCGCGATTTTATttggttatatatatatatatatatatatatatatatatatatatatatatatatatatatatatatatatatatatatatatatatatatatatatatatatatatatatagagagagagagagagagagagagagagagagagagagagagagagagagagagagagagagagagagagagagagagagagagagagagagagagagagagagagagagagagagagagagagagagagagagagagaggacTCCTTCTTCGTCAATTACCATGTCTCCCTCTAATGATATTGTTCATATCTTTGCATTGCATGTCAATTCTTATCCAGCCCGTTATGGGAACAAGAATTGGAACCCTAATTTCAAAGGGAAGTCTCTGATTCGAGGACCTAATCGTGTTTACACTCATTGTGGTCGTACCAACCACGTCATTGAAACATGTTTTGTAAAGCATGGATATCCCCTGGATTCAAGAACAAGACTAAGAATCCCCACTCGACGGGTTCATTTGCCAATTGTATTTCAAAATCATCCTCCCGCCAATCCAACAAATACCTTTTTTGTTTTTACAACAGGGTAGTAATATCATGAAGCTACTTCAACAGTCAAGATCGAGATCCAACACCAAGACCAACTCTGTCACAAGTTCCCTTTGCTTTGAGCTCCTGTTCTTCCACTAGAAACGGTAAGAATTTCACACTTTAGATCCTTGATATTGGAGAAACTAACCATATTTCTTATAATCTTACATCCCTCGTTAAGCATAGACACGTTAACTTTGTCCCCGTCACTCTGTCACTTTTACCTAATGGCTCATGTCTTTGCTTCCCATCCATAATGTCTTGTATATACCTAACTTTCATGTTAATCTCATttcattaataaaatattttactAATCATCTATTTCATCTTCATTTTCTTGCAAATACATGTCATATTTTACATAACAACTCCAAGAAAATGATTGGTATAAATAACTTGCAAAGAGACCTATACATCCTAGAGTCTCATAGTCCTCACAATCTTTATAATTCAGTTGACAATAAATCTCATGAACAATGGAATTCTAAGTTAGGGAATATATCTGATGTAAGCTTACACGCCATTTCCAAAAATTATCCCTTTATTTCTTGTAAACTAAAGTTGGCATCTTGTGATTCTTGCCATAATAATGTTAAACATAAATAGTTGTTTTTTCCTTCTAGTAATATTAATATTGTTGCTTCTTTTGAATTGTTACATGCTGATTTGTGGGCCTCTATTCAACCATTTTTATTTTAGGACAAAAATACTCTCTCACTCTAACGGATGATTACACAAGATATACTTAAATAATCTTTATGAAAACCCATTTATCCATGTAAAATTTCTGTGTCAAATATGCTATCCATATTAATATACTCCGAAGCCCCCTCCTAAACTAAAATCGCATAGTCCTTATGAGCATCTCTTTAAAAACCCTCCTTCTTATATGTACCTCAAGGAATTTGGTTGTTTATGTTTATGAAAAATTAACTTAAAATTACATCATCAAAATCAAGTCACAAAATTTCCAGCCTATAACTAAAAGCTTTGAGCTAAATACAAAATCATTCATACTACCTGAAACATAAACATGTCTCTATTTTTACAAAACCTAAAAGACCTGTTCTAGATAAAACAGTGTACCCCATAAAATAATTCTCCCGAAATTATATTGGGAGGAACATTGCAAACCCTGCACACAAATAAGATCTTCCGACCAATTAGTAAATTTTCTCTTACATTAAGATAAAACTATGTCTTGCATATATATAAGTAAAATACAGTAGAAAAGGTTCAGAAAAACTATAACCAAAACCAAACATTATTTGTAGTCAAAATTTGGCACAGGAGGAGCATCAAAACTCTCCAAAATCTTGGTCTCACTTCCTCCATCAGAAACAGCTTCATCCTTTTTCTTATCTTCACCGAACAACCCACCACCGAACCACGGTTTAGCTTCGGAGTCACCCGCCGGCGGAACCTGTTTTCCCGGAAAACCGCCGTTGGGATGTCCAGGGATTGGTTCATCCATGACAGCAGGCACCTGCTGCTGCGGGCTAAGAACCTTGTTAAGCATAATTCCCGCTCCCTCAATAAGCGCCAAGAGAACACCGCCAAACGCAGCGGATCGACCGGAAGCGACCAAACCTTGACGCATTGAGAGAAACCCACCGGTGGCGGCGCCGGCGAAGATAGAGTTCCAAGGGTCTTCTTTTTGGCGGAGGTAGACCATGGTGCAGTCGAAAGAGGAGAAGAGACCACCCCAAACGGCGAAACTACCGCCGACTCGGGGAGCGTTGAGACGAACGGCTTGGGAAGCACCGACGAAGCGGGAGCCTTTGGGAGAATTGTAGAGTCCTTTGAGGAAGTGGAAGGCGGAGCCACCGACGGCACCCATACCGAAGGCACCGCCTATGTCGTCGAGAATTCGATCAGGGCAGGGTTCTCTTGAAGTCTCTGGTGTTCCCATCGTTGTCTctcttctcttcttctttctctaAGGCTTTGGTTTTTCTACTTatcttctttctttcttttttcttcttcaaTTTAGTTCATAAGTAGTATAATGCCCAATATCTAATAATTGTACTTTATAaaaaattcattttcttttaaatATACCAATGCTGTAAAACATTATACAAATATCTTctcaaataaataaaataacaatGCAATAACACTTCTTTCCTCTTGTTCCTATAAACACTTTCTTTTATAATCTCTCAAAAGTTAGGTGAGACCACAGATGGGATTTAATTTATATGATACTTGTTGTTTGTCCTTCTTCTTTATGTGGAATGTGTTTTTATACTCTTTTTTTTAAGATCACTAAAAAATTAAGAAATGTTTCCTCAAATTCCATGTGAAATGATAATCATAACGTCCGTCGCTCTCGTTATTATCAATGTAACGTCTTCTTCTTTAACATTCATAAAACCTTATAACTATCCCATAGCCGTTATGCCAATCTATACATGTCGTCCAAAAATATGTTTCTAATAATCCTATAGTTCGGACTCCAATTTGTTTTATCATTCTCTGTAAATATTCGACATATTGACTCTCCATGATCAGTCTCAATGATTTATAACTCGACTTCGGGAATTTCATGATGTACACCTCTTAAGATTTACTTTCTAGATTTGATCTAATATTAAAAGAATTTTAAACCTTCACATTTGTAaaaaaaaaaccataaaaataCTCTTATTAAGTTttcaatttaaaaatataaatttattttcttttttctattAAATAAATAATTGTTAAGGTGTTTGTCTAGTTTTCGATATACCTCTAGAGGGATGTATGTATAAAGTTTTAGTAAAAGTATTCACAAATAGATTGAAGAAGGTTATCCATTCAATCATTTTATAATTTCGATATAGTGTTATTCAAAGGTATCAAATTGTTAATGACATTTTAATAACTAATGAAATTGTTGATGATGCCAAAAGATCTAAGAAAAATGTCATCTTTTCAAAGGTTGAAAAAACTTTTGACTATGTGAAATGAGACTATTTGATTGAAGTAATGTATTTGATGAGATTTTCTCATAACTGAATCCAACTTATCAAAAAACGTGTAAGCTTTATGATTGCTTCAAGTCTTATTAATGATAATATCGCATCTAAGTTCAGTTTATAAAAAGAGTGGTGTTAGGGAGATCGTATTTcatcttttttatttttgatagCAATGAAAGGTTTACTTGTTATGCTTAGTGCAAAAATATGTGTTTGTATCATTTCAAATTTTCATATAGGACTCGATCCTCATTTTAAAATTTCTCATCTTCAATTCACAAACGAAAAAATTGACTTTTATAGGAAAAAAAAGTTGGAAGAATAACACCTTTTAGTGGGTGTTCGTCTCATTTTACTCAAATCTCATTTGTCACGTCCTTATTGGTTTACTCTCTTACCTCAAGGTTTCTTCGGGTATCATTTCTAAAATAAAATCCTTTTAAACAAAATTGGGGGTACTGAGGACGATCGTAAAGATTTTTGAATCCACACGAGTAGATTGTGTTTAGACAGATGTAAAAAGATCTAGGTGTATGGAGGATGAAGGAAATTAATTACTGCTTATTATGAAAATCTTGTTGGATGATTTTGATTGATAAGGAATAATTGTGTTATAAAGTGTTGTCTCATAAATATGGAGTAAAAATGGTTTAGAACAATCTAGTATCGGGATATGAAACTTGTATCAATAAAACTTCTTGATTTATGACTTTTTTTTAGAATTGAAGAAACGGGGAGTCAATGTTGTTTTGTTATGATCATCGGCTCAAAAGTTGCTTCTTAAGAGATAGATTATGTAGATTATGTATTTTGTCTCTTGATAAACAATTTTTTGTGGCATGTCTTTTTATATTGGATTAGGAGGGTCATGGCATAGGATGGGCATCGGAGAATAAATCTTTTTGTTTGGAAGAAAGAATTATTGTCATGATTATGTTTTTTTTGCTTTATAACATTCTTTTGTAGGACAATGctttagaattttttttttctAAAAGCAAATGCTTTAAAATAATTGATCGGGAGGTTTGATTATAGTGAGACCTTCTCAAGGACTTATCAATTGTTCATTTAAGATAAATAGATGAACATTTGTCCCTTCAAAATTTGATTTTGAACAAAATGTCTCTCTTAAATGTTTGTCTTTTCTTTTAGATACTATTTCAAAATCGCCTGTAGACAAACTTGATACAATGTGACATTCCTAACACCGAGTCTTCTTTATGCCTTTGTAGCTGGGGAgttgaaaaaaaaattgaacaCTTATTCTTCGAATGCAATTTCTCTTCGAGTATTTGATATGATATTTTAAAATAGTAAGATATTTTATGGGCTTTGTCAAATAATGTCATTATTCATGTTCTTACAGTTTATGTACCTCTGTTTTCTTTAAAATGAATTTGGTCTGATCGTAATAACATGTTGTTTGGGCACAAGGAATTTTCATCATATCAAATTATAAATCATATGAAATTCACGTATAGTGGTGGGTGAAGGCCAACTTTAACTCGTTTTCATATGATCTTAATCATTGGTGGATCACTCTGATTTGTTTAGATTTCATAACTCATTCATATTTTTTGGTTTGACTTGGATGTACATTTATATAACCTATCTTATATTTTCTTTTGTCTATAGGTTGATCTTGTTGCTAATTATTGAAAATGACAAAGATGGGTGGATATCAAAATCAAAATTGCATAGAAATTTAAACCATGGTGTTTGAAAAGCAATAAGAACAATTATACAAAAGTGTTTGTTTGCTACTGCGGTGACTTTAGCAAAATCACAACTTGTCACTGTGATTTTGTCCAACCCAATATAAGTATGAACATGCACTAAGACTATATCAATCTTGGCATCTAAACTATATGATTGACATAAGTGTTTGTTTATTCTATGCCAATAATATTTTTCTCGTGTCAACTGTAATAAAGTAAAAGTTATAAATTGTGAAAGAATGCACATTGTTGGACAATTCTACCATGGAAACAAATATGAGTTAATCCATAATACAACCTTTATGCTATAAAATGGGGCTATGTATATAAGATAACAAGAATATTCACATGAAATCAAGAATTCagattaaataaaataataataaaaaattggAAGATTCGAGAATGATAGGTCAAGGTATGATGatgaagaaaatatgaaaataatAAGAACTATATTGTATATGTAGAGAATAAATAAAGAGAATTTTCCTGATATAAACTTCGTTGTATGTGTGAGGCTTGTGGCTCTATGCGAGTAAAGTAAGGATATAAGTATTAAGGTTTCAGACTTTGTCAAATGTATAAGGCTTATTCTTTGCATATGTGAGCGGGATTGAAATTCACTCCAATTAAAGTCCCTGCCTGCATTCACGTATTCAAGTGTTGTTAGTCATTCGATTAAGATTAAATGGTTCTGATTTAAAAGTGTCAGTTTTAAAACTATAATATGAAAATAAGTTTATTTTTTTTAAACCATGTAATCAATATTCAATGACTAATAACATTGTAAGTGCGTGAATGCAATTTTTTTGGATACATTTCTTTGACAAAATTTTTGGTTGTATAATCCAAGAATTCATTCTTTTCTGTTTCGACATGGGGGATTAACTAACTTAATGTTTCAATGGCTTTTTAATTCTTTTTTATCTTAGGTATTATACTCTCGCTACTTTTCTAAGTAACTTTTGCTATGTAATTCACTTTTTCACCTAACAGG from Lathyrus oleraceus cultivar Zhongwan6 chromosome 7, CAAS_Psat_ZW6_1.0, whole genome shotgun sequence encodes the following:
- the LOC127105177 gene encoding mitochondrial import inner membrane translocase subunit TIM17-2, with the protein product MGTPETSREPCPDRILDDIGGAFGMGAVGGSAFHFLKGLYNSPKGSRFVGASQAVRLNAPRVGGSFAVWGGLFSSFDCTMVYLRQKEDPWNSIFAGAATGGFLSMRQGLVASGRSAAFGGVLLALIEGAGIMLNKVLSPQQQVPAVMDEPIPGHPNGGFPGKQVPPAGDSEAKPWFGGGLFGEDKKKDEAVSDGGSETKILESFDAPPVPNFDYK